GCCTTAGCTGTTAGTTAAGGCTGTTTCAGCACAGCCCCTTCGATTAAACTACACCAGCCTCTTGTTACTCTAGGACTCAGTATGCAAAAAGTTGTACTTGCCACCGGCAACCCCGGCAAAGTGGCCGAGCTTTCGGAATTACTTAAACCACTAAACAAGCAAATTATTGCCCAAAGTGAATTTGCCATAGAAGACGCCGCCGAAACCGGCACCACCTTTGTGGAAAATGCCATTATTAAAGCCCGCCACGCGGCTAAGATTACTGGGCTCGCTGCCATTGCTGACGATTCAGGTTTAGCCGTAGACTACTTAAACGGTGCCCCCGGTTTATACTCGTCTCGCTACGCTGGCGAAGATGCAAATGACCATGACAACGTGCTTAAACTGTTAGACGCAATGAAGCAGGTGCCGCCAGCCCAGCGCGGCGCAGAGTTTCACTGCGTATTGGTTTACTTGCGCCATGCCGATGACCCAGCGCCGCTAATTTGCCACGGTAAATGGCGCGGTAGCATTACCGAAGAAATTAATGGTGCTGGCGGCTTTGGCTATGACCCGGTATTTTGGGTAGAACAACATCAGGCAACGTCTGCTCAAATCAGCAAGGCAGAAAAAAACGCCCTTAGCCATCGCGGTATTGCGTTACGCCAGTTGTTAGCGCAAATGGAAGCGCAAGCATGCTAAGGCTTAGCCCAGCACTTAGCCTTTACGTTCACGTGCCTTGGTGCGTACAAAAGTGCCCCTATTGCGATTTTAACTCTCATGGTCTCAAGCAAGACTTACCTGAAGCCGACTACATACAAGCCCTGCTGGCCGATTTAGATGCCGACTTAGCCCGCTTCCCTGCCTTACATGGCCGAGCCTTGCACAGTATTTTTATTGGCGGAGGCACCCCTAGCCTGCTATCTTCCCAAGCTATCAGCGATTTATTGCAAGGCATCAAACAGCGCTTGGTATTAGGCCCTGAGACCGAAGTGACCATGGAAGCCAACCCCGGTACCGCCGAGGCAGAGCGCTTCGCTGGTTATTTTCAAGCAGGGGTAAACCGCTTATCCATTGGCGTACAAAGCTTTCAAGCTGAGCACCTCACCAAGCTTGGCCGCATTCACAGCGGTGACGAGGCCATCAAAGCCTTTGAGTTTGCCCAGCAAGCCGGTTTTAAGCGCATCAACCTTGATTTAATGCACGGCTTGCCAAATCAAAGCCTCGAGCAAGCAATGAGCGACTTACAACAAGCTTTTGCCCTTGGCCCAAGCCATTTATCTTGGTATCAACTAACGATTGAAGCCAATACCGCCTTTGCTTCTCGCCCTCCCAAACTGCCTAACGAGGATCTGTTATGGGATATTTATGAGCAAGGCCACCAGCTACTGCAACAAGCAGGCTTTGAGCAATATGAAGTCTCGGCCTACTGTAAAAATGGCGACCGCTCACAACACAATCTTAATTATTGGCGTTTTGGCGACTACTTAGGCATTGGCTGTGGCGCGCACGGCAAAATAAGCGACCTAACTCAACAAGCCATCATACGAACAGAAAAAGTTAAACACCCTAAGGGTTATTTAGCACCAGAGCGCGAATTTATGTTTAAGCACTGGGCAGTGGAGCAAGATGATTTAGCCTTTGAGTATTTCTTAAACCGCTTACGTTTGTTTGAAGATATTCCCAAGGCTGAGTTTATTAACTTAAGTGGTTTGCCGCTTAGCAAGCTTGAGTCATCGCTTAAAGAGGCAAGGCAACAAGAACTATTAGATGAGCATGATCAGCATTGGGCGGTAACAAAAAAAGGCCGTTTATTTCTAAACGACCTTCTCAATTGCTTTACTGATTAAGCGGGTAATTAAGACTCGCGAGCGAATATCAAATCCCACACACCGTGGCCTAAACGATGGCCGCGGTTTTCAAATTTAGTTAATGGGCGCCATTCTGGACGCGGCACATAGTCGTTAGTGTCTGAGGTATTGCTATAACCCGGTGCAGCTTGCATGACTTCTAACATGTGCTCGGCGTAGTTTTCCCAGTCTGTCGCCATGTGGAATACACCACCAATCTTCAGCTTCTTGCGCAGCACTTCAACAAACTCAAGTTGCACGATACGGCGTTTGTGGTGACGCGCTTTGTGCCATGGGTCTGGGAAAAATAATTGAACAGTATCTAAACTATTGTCTGGAATACTGTCATTCAATATTTCTACTGCGTCGTGTTCAAATACGCGCAAGTTAGTAATGCCCGCTTCAACAGCATCTGCCATGCAAGCGCCAACGCCGGGGCGATGTACTTCAATACCAATAAAGTTGGTTTCTGGGGCAGCTGTGGCCATCTCTACCAAAGACGCACCCATACCAAAACCAATTTCTAGTACGATTTTTGCCTCGCGACCAAATACCTCTGCCAGTGAGTAGTTGCTGGCTTGGTGGTCTAAGCCCATTTGCGGCCAAAACTCTGTTAATGCCTTTTCTTGGCGTTTAGTTAAACGGCCTTCGCGCTTAACAAAGCTGCGAATTTTACGAAGACGTTTATCTTCAACTTGCTCTTGAGAAGCCTCAGGTGCTTGGTTTTGGTCTTGCTCGCTCATGATATTTCCAGACTAGATATTGCAGGGACATTCTAAATGTAGAACAGGGCTGGCATTATCCAAAGTTCTCGCCGTTGTGCAAGCTTTGCACGCTAAAGCTTGCAATGTTTTGCAGCAAAAATCAGCTCGAAAGGTAAACAGCCCCTATCGTTTATTTGGCGCTAGCGTCCCTACTCGCTCAATTAAACTTTTTTGCTGACTGAGGTTAACCGCTTTAATCACCACTCGCTTACCCGCTGGATAATGGCTCAAGTTATTACCATTCACCCAATCAGCTTCTGGCCTAATAGGCCTAGCACAAAAACCGCCACCGCAATTTGGGCAAACATTAGCTAAAACTGTTTCCACACATTCTTTACAAAAAGTGCACTCAAAGGAACAAATCATCGCGTTGGTTGCATTAGCTGCTAAGGGTGTTTCGCAGTGCTCGCAACAAGGTCTAAGTTCTAACATAGCGCCTCCACTATTAGGTTTCCTATAATAAACAGGTAATGATGTTAAAGCCCAAGCAAAGAGGGTTGATTATTCACAATGTTAGCTATTTCCAAACAAAGCGGTTTTACCCTAATCGAGCTAGTGATGGTTATTGTGATTTTAGCCATATTAGGTGTAGTAGCATTACCGAAGTTCCTCAACTTACGCTTCGATAGTAAAGCTGCCACATTAGAAACTATTGGTGGAGCAATGAGAGAAGGCTTGCATTTGGTCTATAGTGAAGCAGCCTTGCAAAATAAAACCAATGGCAACAGCGAAATAGACTATTTGGGTACTCAACTTCCTGTTTATCAAGGCTATCCCGCGGTAGATGGCAGCGATAGCTTTCAGCAACTGAATACTCAAGTACAAGCATGGCTGGATATAGATTCTGTGGCCTTACCTTCGATCATTGCCAATAATGATGCCGCTCCCTTTTTTGTGGACAAATCGACTGCATTGAATCGAATTTACATCTTCTTTTCTGATGATTTAGCCGATAAAAGTGTATTCTTTGATTGCCATGTTTTATATACCAACCAAGAGAATGGCAACGGCCCTAGCGTTACTGTTAAAACATCAGATTGTTGATCAAGCAACATTAATGGAATGTACTCAGCAAAAACATTTAGGATAATTTAATGACCTCCAAACCAAAATCTCGGCAGTTTAATGACCAAGAGTTTCATGGCGGTGATGCTCCACTCTACGAGGGCCAAGGCTATAGTTTTAAACAAGCACAGCATATGGCTACCGTGGTTTATCAACCTGCCCACCTAAATCCTTCAGCTCCCGCGGGCATGCAAGGCAAAGGACGTTTAGATGGCACTTGGATTTACAGTGAAGAGCCAGACAAAGCCGAAGGCATTTTAGCCAGTGGTATAGAGCTGGTGATGGATTCAAGCCTAGAAGCCAATGGCAGTATCGGTTTGCATCAACATACTCATACCGAAGAGCTTTATTATCTGCTCAGTGGTGAGCTTGTTATTACCGTGGTTGAAGGAGAGGAGCAGCAAACCCAAACCCTTAAAGCTGGCGACTCCCACTGTATTCACCCTGGACAAAGTCACTTTGTGCAAGCAGGCTCTACTGGCGCACGCTTTATTGTGGTTGCCGCCAAAGTTAACAATTAGGACTTCGTAAATTGCTTTTCAACAACACGCCCGCCATTAACAGCGCAGCGATTATTGGCTGCAACTGGGGTTTAGTTCACTTAAGCGCTTTGCAGCAAAACCAAGTAGAGGTTAAAGCCTTACTTGATTTAGACATAAACAAAGCCCAGCACCTTGCAAAGCAACATGGCATTGCTGCAGCTTGCAATAACATCGACCAATTACCGCCGGTAGATTTAGTGATTATTGCCAGCCCCGCAGTTTCGCATTTAACGCTTATCGAGCATTTTAAGCACGCCGCGATCATTTGTGAAAAGCCACTAATGGGCTTAAGTGAAACCCAGCCCTTATCGAGCTGGCCACAAAACATATGGGTGAACTATGCCTTTAATTACTTAGCAAGCGCTCAGCTTATCAATAGCTTGTTGGAGGCCGAACAACCAGTTAAGGCGCACTTAAGCTCACAGGTAAACTTGCCGCTTAACTTTACGTTAGAACAGTGGATTTTAGAGACAGCTAGCCATCCCCTTTCTTGGTTACTCCATAAACTCGGCGAACCAAAGCAGCTCTCTTCTACAAAATGCCAGGGGCAGCATGACAATCAAAGCTTGAGCTTAAAGCTTGCTTGCAAGCAGCATCAGATTGAGGTGGATTTTAGTTTAGGTGGATCTCCCGGCATCTTTCATCAAATACACTTAACTCAAGGCGACAATAACATTGAGTTGCAAGGCGAATATGTACCCGGTCAAGCTTGGCGTTTTACGCCAGTGTTGTTAAATGGTGTAGCACAAAATCAAGGGGAATATCATCCGCAGGATTGTTGGTTACAAGCTAATCATCGATCAACATCTGCCATCATAGAACACCTACGTGGCCACATAAGTAAACAGGAACTACTCGCTGCTGGCGGATTTAGCCCCAATAAAGCGCTTTGGTTAGAACAAAGCCTAACTGGCGAGTAGCCACACAAAGATAGCGGTTGTTTCTCAGGCTTAAGCGCGGGAAAATAGCAGCAACTTTCATTATTTGAGCAAAGTGTGAAAAATGAAACTCGATAGTAAAGACAAGTTAATACTCGATTTGCTGCAACGAGACGTAAGCATCCCGCTCAACGACATCGCCGAACGGGTGGGTTTATCGGCAACCCCTTGCTGGCGTAGAGTGCAAAAACTAGAGCAAGCAGGCTTTATTCGCCACAAGGTCGCCTTACTCGATAGAGCTAAGCTCAATTTAGGGGTAACCGTGTTTGTAAGTGTGCGCACCTCGCAGCACGACCAACAATGGTTAGATCAATTCAAACAAGCCATTCAAGATATTCCAGAGATCATTGAAGCTCACCGCATGAGTGGCAGTATCGACTACTTGTTACAGGTTGTAGTGCCCAGTATCGACGACTACGACAAAGTATATAAGCAACTGATCGAACGCTTAGCCTTTACCGATGTAAGCTCTGCCTTTTCTATGGAAGTCATGAAATCGACCACCTCGCTGCCAACCCACTATTTAAACTAAGCACTTTTAATGACCAACAATCTCGCAAACTTTTCCAGCCGAGTAGTTACTTGGTATCACCAAGCTGGGCGCAAACACCTGCCTTGGCAGCAAGACAAAACACCTTATAAAGTTTGGCTGTCGGAAATCATGCTACAGCAAACTCAAGTGGCTACGGTTATTCCCTACTTTGAACGTTTTATGCAACGTTTCCCTACGGTGAGAGACTTAGCTAAAGCCGATACCGATGAAGTACTGCACCTATGGACCGGCCTCGGTTATTACGCACGAGCGCGTAATTTACACAAAGCAGCTAAAGAGATTGCCGAGCAACATAATGGGCGATTTCCCGAAGATATCGAGCAAGTTATTGCTCTACCGGGCATTGGTCGTTCAACCGCTGGCGCGGTATTGTCTTTATCCTTAGGACAACGCCATGCCATTTTAGATGGCAACGTAAAGCGAGTACTCGCTCGTCACCAAGCGATAGCAGGTTGGCCAGGGAAGAAACCGGTGGAAAACCAACTATGGGAACTGGCCGAAGCCAATACGCCAGAGCAACAAACCACCGAATACAATCAAGCAATGATGGATTTAGGCGCCATGGTCTGCACTCGCAGCAAACCTCGTTGCGAGGTTTGCCCTGTAGCCGAAGACTGCCAAGCGCTTAAGTATCAGCGTCAAGGCGACTTCCCCGGCAAAAAGCCTAAAAAGGTATTGCCTGAAAAACCCACTCAAATGCTGATTTTGCATTGGCAGCAGCAGTTTTTACTCTATCAGCGCCCCATGCAAGGGCTTTGGGGAGGGCTATATTGCTTCCCTGAAATCAGCCCTGAAGACAGCATTAGCGAATGGCTAAACCAGCAGAAAATGAGCGCTGATGCGATTTATGAACTCACGCCGCTGCGCCATACCTTTAGCCACTATCATCTAGACATTCAACCTTCACTGATAGAGCTGAGTGAAGCACCTAACTTACAAGTCATGGCAGACAACCAACAACTTTGGTATAACATGCAACAAGCGCCCAAGGTTGGCTTGGCAGCCGTTACAGAAAAGCTGTTAAAAATAGCGCAACAAGCACTTTAATTTAGCCTTTGCCTCCCTTAGGCAAAGCAAGGAAAAAGGACCTATTATGGCTAGAACCGTATTTTGCCAACGTTTAAAAAAAGAAGCCGAAGGCTTAGATTTTCAACTGATTCCTGGTGATGTGGGCAAGCGTGTTTTTGATAACATCAGCAAAGAAGCCTGGACCGAGTGGCAGAAAAAACAAACCATGTTCATCAACGAGAAAAAACTTAACTTGATGAATCAAGATGACCGCGAGCTATTGCAAGCAGAAATGGTTAAGTATCTGTTTGAAGACGGTGAAGTGGATATTGAAGGTTATACCCCGCCAAGCCAATAAACACTGGGGCTAAACATAAAAAAACAGAGCACAGGCTCTGTTTTTTGCTTTCTATAATCAAAGATTAGCGATTAGGCGGTACTTGAAAATAAGCATTTTCAGTATCTTGGTAAGTGCTTAAATCCACTTCTTTACCTTGATAGCTCAGCGCTATCTGCGACGGGTCACTAACCGTTACCGCAAACGGAGCCTGTCCTTGCCATTGCTGGTAAGTGCCAGCTTCTAAGGTTTGATTAACTAAAGTGCGCTGCTGGCTATCCACAATACGCAACTTAAGCTCACCATTCACCCTCACGCTAATATTGGCAGGGCGATAGTAATGGCGCGGATAGTCATGTGGATACCAGTAGTCCCAAGGATCATCTAACCAATATATCGGTGGTGGTAGCACGATGATAGGTGGCAATATTTCTTCAGGTGGGAGCACTTCTTCTGGCGGCGGAGCTATTGGTAGTTCCACCTCCGGCTGGTCAACTTCGGGTAATACTTCAGCAATAGGCGGCTCAGGCTCTAACTCAGGCAATTGTTCTGGCTCTGGAAAGTCCGGCTCAGGCTCAGGGAAATCTGGCTCAGGAAAATCCATATCCATGTCAAACTCATCTTCGGCAATGGCCGCCGTTGGCATTTGGCCAGCTATAACGAGTAAGATCATAGCAAGGTAGAGCTGTTTCAACATAAGCGCCTCAAGCTTTGGTGTATGCACTATTAGCCTAGCCATTCAAACCAGTAAAAGCCATTACCACCTTTTGCTAGCTAGCCTCTTTGAGCCTTTCTGGTAAGCTTAATTCTCATTCGATGAAGGACTGACACTGTGGCTTGGCAAATCTTAAGTATTGTTGCACCGCTAATTATTATTGTTGTTTTAGGCCTCATTTATGGCCGCAAACATCGTCCCGATATTAGCGCGGCAAATCGAATGAATATGGAGATATTCTGCCCAGCCTTAATCTTCTCGGTGCTGGCAAATACCCAATTAGAGCTGGCTGATTATAGCGAGCTGCTACTGGCCTCCATTTGGGTAGTGCTGGGCTCGGGCTTGGTATTACTGCCGCTAATTAAGCCCTTAGGCCTGAAAGCACGAACCTTCTTGCCACCGATGATGTTCAACAACGCTGGTAACTTAGGGCTACCGCTGATTATTTTAGCCTTTGGCGAAGCCGCCATGCCCATCGCGGTCATTCTGTTTGTGGTTGAAATGGTCTTACACTTTTCGGTAGGGCTATATTTTATTGATACCAAAGCAAAGCTGCTTTCCACTTTGCGTATTCCGGTGATTGTTGCTGCCATTGCCGGCATAGTTTGGGGTGCCTTAGATCTCTCGCTACCCAAAGTCATTGCCACGCCAATAGAAATGCTCGGACAAATATCAGTTCCGCTAATGCTGTTTACCCTAGGAGTAAGATTAATCGATGTAGATTTAAAAGATTGGCGCATCGGTATGATTGGCGCTATCGCTTGCCCTCTTAGCGGCCTATTATGTGCTTTCATCGCCATTGCAACTTTGCCGCTCAATAGCTTGCAACAATCTTGCTTAATTTTGTTTGCGGCTTTACCGCCCGCCGTACTCAACTTTATTATTGCCGAACAGTATCAAATTGAACCGCAACGGGTAGCCTCCATTGTAATGCTGGGCAACATTGCCAGTTTAGTGTTTATCCCGTTAGCCTTATTGTGGGTATTACCTACAAGTTAACTGCAAGTTAAGCTGCGTTATTTTCCCCGCATTTGTCGCTAAGTTATTCAAGGCAAATTAGAATTCCTGTCTAAGTCCACTATATTTATCTTAATACACGCTCGCATAGTGGACTTAAAAATGAAAATAAGAACAAAGTTTTTGCTGTTGTTACTCGCAGGAGTGGTTATTCCTGTATTGGTGATTTCCATCATCACAGTTTGGAGCGTGCGTAATAGCGCTGAACTCAACTTTGAACAAAGAAGCACTGCAGAGCTCGGGCACATTGATACCACCTTTTCCATTTACCTTAACGGCCTAGCCGAAGATGCCAAATTCCTCGCCACCTCTAAAGTCATCCGACAATTGGATCACAGTGTAAGCACCTATATGGGCAAGCCCAGCACCATGATGACACCAGATAAAATTGGCGGTGTCGAGCAAGATGCCTTTCATTTTATGCGTGAATTTGGAGAAGCGCGGCCTGACTTGGCCTATGTATACTTGGCGATGGATCATGGCGGCTACATTCAATGGCCCTTAGGTAAAAACTCCGCAGACTATGATCCGCGAGTACGCCCTTGGTATCCCCTATCGATAAATTCAAGCACTCCCGTGCGTATTCCCGCCTACCAAGATTTAGTCACTAAAACCCCGCTAGTGGATTATATGGTTCGCTTTGAAGGAGCTAAGGGGGCATTTGGTACCATTGGCGTTGATGTCACATTAAATAAACTCACAGACTTAATTAAAAAAGTGAAGTTTGGTGAACAGGGCTACATCATCATGATTGAAGACAGCAATACGATTTTGGCTGACCCATCAAATGAAGAAAACCTGTTTAAAGCAATTGGCGACGTGGCAAGCTATCAGGCAATTCAAAGCGCATCACCCGGCTTACACACCATAGAAAAAGACGGTGAAACGTGGTTAGCCAATGTGTATTTATCTCCTGATCTTAACTGGCGCTTTATTGGCTTTATGCCTGCCAGCGAAGTTTACCAACAAGCCAACTCGCTAATAACGCTGATAATAGGCGTTGCTATTTTAATGATGGTGGTGTTTATCGCGATTGGCTTTACCTTGATGAACGTCATCACCAAACCGATGATTACCATCACCGAAGGCCTAGAGGGCATCGCATCTGGTGAAGGCGACTTAACCCAGCGTTTAGATATCCAATCTAACGATGAATCGGGGCAAATGGCCAATGCCTTCAACCGCTTTGTTGAATCGATTAACTCACTGGTTGCCAGCATTAAAGGCAATAGTGAACAAGTAGATAACTCCGCGGCGCAAGCCAGTGAGCTGTCCAGCACCATGAAACAAATTGCAGAGGGGCAGTTGGCCGCTGTAGAACAAGTTTCAACGGCATTCCATGAAATGGTAGCCACCTCTAATGAAGTGGCGTCAAACTGTAGCCAAGCGGCTTCTAGCGCCGACGATAGCCAGCAACAGGTAGAAGAAGGTCATCAACTTATTCAAGATACGGTGCGCGCCGTTAGCCAACTAGAAACCACCTTGAATGAGTCCAATCAAGCCATGGATGAACTGTCGCAAGAATCAGCGAACATCACTGTAATCTTAGATACCATTCGCGGCATCGCTGAACAAACTAACTTGTTGGCCTTAAATGCCGCCATTGAAGCCGCCCGAGCAGGTGAGCAAGGCAGAGGATTTGCAGTAGTTGCAGACGAAGTGAGAACCCTGGCTGGCCGCACTGCTGAATCAACTGAAGAAATCGACAAACTATTGAGCAACTTGCGCCAACAAACTTCCAATGTAGCCACTAAGCTCTCTAGCAGTATTGAACACTCAACCACCTCGGTAACCGCCACTAACCAAACCAGCACAGTGTTTGAGGCTATATTGCAATCGGTACTTACCATTCGAGACATGGCCACGCAAATTGCAGCTTCAGCAGAAGAGCAGCACTTGGTAGCAGAAGAAATCAATCGCAACATCACCGATATTCATGACGGTTCTAGTCAAGCAAACGAGGTATCTCAACAACTAGAACAAAGCGCAACTGCTCTTAACTCTCTAGCGGGAAGCTTACAAGAAATGGTATCGCGATTTAAAACAAACTAACAAAACGGAAAATTTAAAAGCCCAAGCACTTTGCTTGGGCTTTTTGTTAGATAAATCTAGCGGTTCTCTAAGCGACTGTAATCCAACACGCCCGATTCCAAAGGCTCTGCTTGAAGATAAGCTTGATGGAGGCGATCGCTAAATGGCCAGAAGTCATTATTGGTTCTGCGAATACCATAGCGCTTCATGAATGCCTGATAACCCTGCTCGTTGTGCACTTGCACTAAGCTTTGTTGTAGCTGCTTTAACTCGGATTTTTCTACCTGCCAAAATGCACCAGGATATGCGCCAACTAAGCCAGGCAAAACAGATATGGTGTCTTGATCTGGCAAACGGTTATTCTTTTCCAAGAACAAGCTAGAAATATTGGTATGAGCGTTATGCCTCAATAGCGTGTAATACTCAGGCTCAGCTTGCTCTACATCGTCAACCTGAATAAACACCACTTGCGGTAACAGCTTAATGGCCCCACCTCGCCAAGCGCCAACTTGAATCGCAAAATCGCTCACTTCTCGTGAATATTGCGGCCAGCTAATTTGATGTTTTTGGCTTAATACAGGCGCCAATTTCTCACCAATCATGTCAAACAACTGCTGTTTGTATGGTCCGTCTCCGCTATATTCCACTGCACTTTTGAAGAAAGCCTCTTGTGGGCGAGACTCAACAAACTCGATAATATTTTTGTCTGCACCGACATACCAGCTACGCAGTTCATCATAACGCATTTCAGCAGGCAAGAATGAGGCAAAGCTGCCCTCACCTTCCATACGTAAAAAGTCCATGTATAAACGGGTTACTAATTGATGGCCCAAGTTTCCGTAAGGGTCGAACCCAGCAACTAATAAGTAATGAATTCGCTCAAACAAGGAGTAATCAATAACCCAAGCGGTTTTTGGCTGCCTGCCTACGGTGCCTTTTACAACGCTGGCACTGTCAAAGTGGCGGAAGATAGTAAGTGCGGCATTTTGGTTTACCCCGTCACCATCCCATAGTAAATCTAAATTGAGTATCGAGCTGTCTTTACTCAGCCATTGATTCACATGGGCGATACTGGCATCCATAAATTTGCGGTGACGCTTAGAGTAATTAAGCCACGCACTAATTGGCAGAACATTACTTTGCTCTACCGATGGCATTCTTAAGTGGTCGCTCTGTTCAACTAAGAACTCTGCTTGCTCTTGTTCATAGCGATTATCGGGGTTGGCGAAATATACCCAGAAGTGGTCTTGAATAACATTTAAAGCTACCTGCCCGCGACAAACAGGCCCTTTCATAAAGCCCATAATAAAGGTTTCGGCATCATCCAACATAAAGCGATAACGACCGTTCACAGTAAGATCCTGAAAAGCCACAAAAGGATTACCCGCCACTCTAGGCTCGTAACTCGGTAAGCTGTCTACGTTAGTATCGTCACCTAAAAACCACTCGGTCCAGCGCTGCTGGCGAGCCTTGTCTAAACGATAAGGAATATGAGTTTTCACCACAACGGTTTCGCGCTCTGGAGCCAAGCGGTAATACACGCGGCTTACATCTGGGTCATCGTAAGGGCGACGGGTTGCTATTTCATCAATGGGATTGCCCGGCGCAGTGCGCGAGCGTACTAGCTTGAAAAAGGCTGGGCGAGTATTCGGATCCTCATCAAAATACAGATGAGTAATAAACAAATGCTCGTAAATATAACGCGCCATTAGTTGCTGTTTGAGCGAGTCGCCGTTTAAAAAGGCCTCCCAATAGGCAACTTGCTCACCAAGCTGATTATGCGCACTTAAATCATCGGCCATTGGGGCGCCGCTGGCTAGCCAAGCAGTCAATGTATCGAACTCAACATCGCTAATAGCAGGTAAGCCATAAGGCATGCCCCACTCCGGATGAGAAGCTTGTACTTTAGCGTAGCCTTCAATGCCCACACATTGCTGAGCTCTATCTAAGGCAAAATCGAATGCCTCGGGATCTAAAATCTCATTGCCCGGGTCAACATAATCGCGCTTTTGCTTTAGCGCTTGATACATTACCCCCGCCTCTAGGTTTGCCTCTTCGCTTTGAATCCGCTCATTTAGAACCGGATTAAAACCTTTTTGTCGCCACATTTGTGTCGATTTTGCATCGGTATATAAACGAGTGGTAGGTGCGGCGGTAAGGCGGCTAGCGCTATAAACTCGGTCGGTGCTTATCCCACGGTCAATGCCCGCTGCTGAGGTTAGCTTAAGTTGGCAGGGTGCATCGTAACAGGCGTGACACATCACGCAGCGCTGGTCCAAAATTGGCTTAACGTCTGCCAAGAACTCAGCCGCAGGAGGATGATTCTCAGAGTATATTCGCGTTTGTACCGACGCTTCACCAAAGCGCTGATCAAACTGATTTACCATCACGCTGGAACAGCCTACAACAAACAGCAGCCCCCAAAAAATCCCAATACGTCGAAACATAACTCTTCCCTGATACAGCCTTATTACTAGGCTCTTAATAATAGCCTAAGTATATAACAACTAAGCCACTTAGCGCGCTTCATGATTAAGCATAAGATAAAACTAAATAAAAAATATCACGGCAATTATAAGCTGCCATTGCGCGAAAAAAAGCGCTCTCCCGCTCTACATTTCAAGCACTGTTCTTAGCAAAGGCAGCCCAAATAACAGCTATATGAGGCTCCAAAACAAACAGCTTTTCTCAAGATTTTGTAGGTTTGCATAAATAAAACACAAAAAATCACTTGCAAAGTAAATGATAATGATTATCATTTAGATATAAAAATAAACGAGGACAACACTATGATTAAAACATTAACTTTTGCCAGCATGCATTTCACTATCGCTTTTTTGGTCACTTGGTTATTAACTGGTGACATGATGATTGGCGGTTTGGTCGCCATAGTAGAGCCAGCAGTAAACAGTGTGGCTTACTTCTTTCACGAAAAAGCATGGACCAAATGGGGTTTCAACCGCCCTCAACCAGCCAAGGAGTATGCATGTTAGACCAACAACGTGTTCAACAAATGGATATCAATATT
The Agarivorans aestuarii DNA segment above includes these coding regions:
- a CDS encoding type II secretion system protein — encoded protein: MLAISKQSGFTLIELVMVIVILAILGVVALPKFLNLRFDSKAATLETIGGAMREGLHLVYSEAALQNKTNGNSEIDYLGTQLPVYQGYPAVDGSDSFQQLNTQVQAWLDIDSVALPSIIANNDAAPFFVDKSTALNRIYIFFSDDLADKSVFFDCHVLYTNQENGNGPSVTVKTSDC
- the trmB gene encoding tRNA (guanosine(46)-N7)-methyltransferase TrmB, with the protein product MSEQDQNQAPEASQEQVEDKRLRKIRSFVKREGRLTKRQEKALTEFWPQMGLDHQASNYSLAEVFGREAKIVLEIGFGMGASLVEMATAAPETNFIGIEVHRPGVGACMADAVEAGITNLRVFEHDAVEILNDSIPDNSLDTVQLFFPDPWHKARHHKRRIVQLEFVEVLRKKLKIGGVFHMATDWENYAEHMLEVMQAAPGYSNTSDTNDYVPRPEWRPLTKFENRGHRLGHGVWDLIFARES
- a CDS encoding DUF1272 domain-containing protein, yielding MLELRPCCEHCETPLAANATNAMICSFECTFCKECVETVLANVCPNCGGGFCARPIRPEADWVNGNNLSHYPAGKRVVIKAVNLSQQKSLIERVGTLAPNKR
- the hemW gene encoding radical SAM family heme chaperone HemW; the encoded protein is MLRLSPALSLYVHVPWCVQKCPYCDFNSHGLKQDLPEADYIQALLADLDADLARFPALHGRALHSIFIGGGTPSLLSSQAISDLLQGIKQRLVLGPETEVTMEANPGTAEAERFAGYFQAGVNRLSIGVQSFQAEHLTKLGRIHSGDEAIKAFEFAQQAGFKRINLDLMHGLPNQSLEQAMSDLQQAFALGPSHLSWYQLTIEANTAFASRPPKLPNEDLLWDIYEQGHQLLQQAGFEQYEVSAYCKNGDRSQHNLNYWRFGDYLGIGCGAHGKISDLTQQAIIRTEKVKHPKGYLAPEREFMFKHWAVEQDDLAFEYFLNRLRLFEDIPKAEFINLSGLPLSKLESSLKEARQQELLDEHDQHWAVTKKGRLFLNDLLNCFTD
- the rdgB gene encoding RdgB/HAM1 family non-canonical purine NTP pyrophosphatase; its protein translation is MQKVVLATGNPGKVAELSELLKPLNKQIIAQSEFAIEDAAETGTTFVENAIIKARHAAKITGLAAIADDSGLAVDYLNGAPGLYSSRYAGEDANDHDNVLKLLDAMKQVPPAQRGAEFHCVLVYLRHADDPAPLICHGKWRGSITEEINGAGGFGYDPVFWVEQHQATSAQISKAEKNALSHRGIALRQLLAQMEAQAC
- a CDS encoding Lrp/AsnC family transcriptional regulator — protein: MKLDSKDKLILDLLQRDVSIPLNDIAERVGLSATPCWRRVQKLEQAGFIRHKVALLDRAKLNLGVTVFVSVRTSQHDQQWLDQFKQAIQDIPEIIEAHRMSGSIDYLLQVVVPSIDDYDKVYKQLIERLAFTDVSSAFSMEVMKSTTSLPTHYLN
- a CDS encoding Gfo/Idh/MocA family oxidoreductase: MLFNNTPAINSAAIIGCNWGLVHLSALQQNQVEVKALLDLDINKAQHLAKQHGIAAACNNIDQLPPVDLVIIASPAVSHLTLIEHFKHAAIICEKPLMGLSETQPLSSWPQNIWVNYAFNYLASAQLINSLLEAEQPVKAHLSSQVNLPLNFTLEQWILETASHPLSWLLHKLGEPKQLSSTKCQGQHDNQSLSLKLACKQHQIEVDFSLGGSPGIFHQIHLTQGDNNIELQGEYVPGQAWRFTPVLLNGVAQNQGEYHPQDCWLQANHRSTSAIIEHLRGHISKQELLAAGGFSPNKALWLEQSLTGE
- a CDS encoding cupin domain-containing protein, whose amino-acid sequence is MTSKPKSRQFNDQEFHGGDAPLYEGQGYSFKQAQHMATVVYQPAHLNPSAPAGMQGKGRLDGTWIYSEEPDKAEGILASGIELVMDSSLEANGSIGLHQHTHTEELYYLLSGELVITVVEGEEQQTQTLKAGDSHCIHPGQSHFVQAGSTGARFIVVAAKVNN